In Microbacterium sp. zg-Y818, the genomic window GCACGAACGAGACCTGGCAGAAGTTCGTGGGCGGCCCACTGCTGCGCCCCGACCTGTCGACACTGGCCCTCGACGGCGACCGCATCGTGGCGTTCTGCCTCGGCTCGGTCAACGAAGAGGACTGGGCAGCTCTCGGCGCCTCGCACGTGTACATCGACCTCATCGGCGTCGTGCGCTCGCACCGCGGGCGCGGGTTGGCTCCGCTCGTCATCGCCGAAGCGCTGCGGGCGGCGGCCGCAGCCGGCCTCGAGAAGGCCGTGCTCGATGTCGACACCGAGAGCCCGACCGGCGCCCATTCGCTCTACGAGCGCCTCGGATTCGCGGCTACCGAACGCGAGCGCGTGCTCGTGCGCGAGTTCTGAGGTCGGATGCCGCAGCCGGGATGCCGCGACGGCGACGCCCCACCCGCGACCTCCCGCAACGCCCCCGCGAATATCAACGGCCCGACCCCGGGACGCGCAGGGGCGTCGCCCCGTAGGCTGACCGCAGGCGCACTGATCCGATGGAGGATGACATGAGCGAAACGATCGTCGTGGGCGTCACGGGTGCCCCCGCGGCCCGCAGAGCCGTCGACTGGGCCGTGGACCGCGCGGCACATCACCGCAACCACCGCGTCGAGCTGGTGAGCGTCGTGGGCGGGGCCATCGGCACCGTCGGTGAAGGCGCCGTGATGGACGTGGTGCTCGACGCGACCAACCGCATGCTCCAAGACGAGGCGGATCGGGTATCGGGCTCGGGTGTGCCGGTGACGACGAGGGTGGATGCCGGCAATCCCGTCACCACGCTCGCGCAGGCATCCGAGAAGGCGGAGCTGCTGGTGATCGGCAGCGACTACCGCGGACCGGATTCCGGCCCCGCGCGCGGAGCGCACGGCATCCGCATCGTGGCGGCATCCCACTGCCCGGTCGTCGTCGTGCCCGACATCGAGATCCACGACCGCCGCGGTGTGGTGGTCGGCGTCGATGGCTCGCCGGTGTCGGAAGGGGCGATCAAGTTCGCCGCGGCCGAAGCGGACCGACTGGGCGAGCCGCTCACCGCCGTCTGCGTCTGGACGCCCGTGGTCACTCCGCGCACCGCCCCCATGGTTTACCCCGACCTGTACCTCGCGAACATGCAGCGGGCCGCCGAAGAGCGCCTGGCGCTCTCGCTCGCTGGGCTGCGGTCGCAGTACCCCGACCTGGTGATCGAAGAGAAGGCCGTGCAGGGATACCCCTCGGAGGTCATCAACGAGCTGGCCGCCACCGCCAAGCTCGCGGTGATCGGCACGCATGGACGCAACGCTCTCACGCGGTTCCTGCTCGGGTCGGTCAGCCACGAGGTGCTGCAGCGCCTCGCGACCGTCACCGTCGTCACCCGCTGACCAGGGAGAGCGAGAGTGCTGAGTAGGCTGTCGTGGTGCGCATTCGCCTCGACATCGCCTACGACGGCACGCATTTTCGCGGGTGGGCCCGGCAGCCGCAGCTGCGCACCGTGCAGGGGACGATCGAAGACGCCATCGCGCGCATCCTGGGCGGTGAGCCCCGGCTCGTCGTGGCCGGACGCACGGATGCCGGTGTGCACGCGACCGGTCAGGTCTCGCATCTCGACCTGACCGAGGCGCAGGCCGCCCGCCTGCAGGCCCGTCGCGGGCGCGGCGACAGCGCAGAGGCCGGCGCCGACGAGGCCGCACGGATCGCGGCCCTCGCCGGCCGCATCGCGGGGGTGCTGGGCCAGTATCCCGACGTGGTGGTACGCCGCACGAGCATCGCCCCGGACGGGTTCGACGCCCGGTTCTCGGCGACGAGCCGTCGCTACGAGTACCGCATCGCCGACGCGGTCACCGGGTACGACCCGCTCGAGCGGCATCGCACGACGACGGTGCGCACGAGCCTCGACGTGGCCGCGATGGATGCCGCCGCCCGCTCGCTCGTGGGCCTTCACGACTTCGCGGCGTACTGCAAGCCCCGCGACGAGGCGACGACGATCCGCACGCTGCTGGAGTTCGAGTGGCACCGCGACGCGGCCGGCGTGCTCATCGCCCACGTGAAGGCCGACGCGTTCTGCCACAGCATGGTGCGCGCTCTCGTCGGGGCGTGCGTGGCGGTGGGCGAGGGACGACTGAGCCCTGCCGACGTCGTCGAGCTGCGCGACGAGGGTGTGCGCACCAGCGAGTTCAAGGTGCTCGCCGCGCGCGGGCTCACGCTCACCGAGGTGGGCTATCCGGCCGATGACCTGCTGGCCGCCCGCGCCGCGCAGACCCGCAACCGCCGCGACGCGGAGTAGCGCGACTGCGCCCGCCCGGCACCATGGGCGGTGTCGGATACCTCCCAGTCGACGCACGCGCAACCGTCACCGGGCGGCCAGCCGGCGGGCCTACGCTGGAATCACCATGAGAGTGATCTCGTACAACCTGCGTAAACATCGTGCCGCCGGCGAGCTGACGGATCTGGTCGAACGCCACAGTGCCAACGTGCTCTGCCTGCAAGAGGCGGTGACCGCCGATTTGCCCCCGCAGATCGGCGGCTTGAAGCTGGCGGGCTCCACGCACCGCAATCGGCTGGGCCTGGCGGTGTACTACCGCGACAACACCTTCCGCGCCCTCGAGGCGCGGTCGATGTCGCTGAAGAAGTCGCTGCACGACCGCGTGCTCAAGCCGGCCGAGGAGCGCATGCTGGGCGTGCGCCTGCGCGACATCGACAACAACCGCGAGTTCATCGTCGCGTCGTTCCACGCCGCGCCGCTGACGGCGCTGAACTCGCTGCGACGCCATCAGATCAAGGCGGCGCTGACCGAGCTGGCGAGCCTCGGCGAATCGCTGCCGATCCTCATGGTCGGCGACTACAACTACCCCGTGTTCAAAGAGAACCTGGGCCAGCGGGTGCGCGAGGCGGGCTACGAGCTGACGCTCAGCGACGTGCGCACGTACACGCGGTACAAGTTCTTCCGCGGCCACTACGACTTCGCCACGTCGGTCGGCTTCGACATCGAGCGGGTCACGACCCTGCCGCAGGGGCGCAGCGACCACCTGCCGATCCTCGTGACGGCCACTCCATCGGCGGTCATGCGCGCCAGCGAGGGCGCTGCCTGACCGCACGACGCCGTTTTCGTGCGGCGCGGGGTGCGGAGTTTGACGTGGGCAGCGTGGCGCCCCCCGACGCCACGCTCGCCCACGTGGTAGCTGCAGCCGGCCGGAGACCCCCACTTCACGGCCGGCTGACAGCTATCCTCATGGCGAGGCAATCCCCACATCGCCACGTGGCTATTGAAGCGGTCCACAACGGGCCCTTGAGCGTCTTTAGATAACCTTGCGCTAGAACTGGGGATGCCTCAGCGCACCCTTAAGATACCCGCAAAGAAGAAGCGCCCCCGGACCGAAGTCCGAGGGCGCTTCTCGCTGAACGGGTATGTCAGACAGCAGCCTGCTGGCGGTGACGACGCACCGTGCTGGCGACCGCCAGGCCGCCACCGGCGAGCAGCAGGGCGCCGCCGCCGATCCAGAGGCCGAGAAGAGCGGAGGTGTCGCCACCGGTGGTCGGGAGGGTCTCGCCGCCCGTGCCGCCTGCGGCGGGGACGGACACCGACACGCTGGCGGTGACCGGGTTGCCGTCAGCGTCCACGCCCGAAAGCACGATCGTGTAGGTGCCGACCGCGTTGCTGGGCAGACGCACGCCGGTGCTGACGGAGCCGTCGGCGGCCGCGGTGACCGAGCCGAGGTCGGCGGTCTGAACGGCGAACTTGACGAAGGCGAGCGAGGCGCCATTGGCGTTCTCGCCGGTGAGCGAGACGTCGACGGTCGAGCCGCCGGCGAAGTAGCCGTCCTCGACGGCGACCTGCACGACGCCACCAGGGGCGACGGTGGGGGAGGAGATGCTGACGTCGCCCTCCGGAATGACGTACGCGGCGTGGGCGACGGTGGGAACGGCGACGGTGAGGGCTGCAGCGAGCAGTGTCGCCGCCGTGGCCGCCTTGATCGACTTGATCTTCATGGCTTCCTAGCTTTCGGTGGGGGGTTGCTCGTGCAGGTGCTCCCGCATCAATTTTGATAGCTGTTTCATATCAATCTGATAGGGGCGTCTTTAGCCAGTATTGAGCACTGGGCAGTGTGGCGCAACTCTCGCTGGTTTCGTTTGTGTTAAAAGCGGCCGCTTCGAGCGGTCCGAGAGCGAAGCGGCGGCCGCCTAAACTGTGGCCGGGGTCCCCCCGGATCCGGTGACAGGAGATGACATGCCAAGAGTCGGCTTCCGCGTGGCGACCGTGAGCGTGTCGGCCATTCTCGCGCTGGCTTCGCTCACCGCCTGCGGCCCCGCGCCGTGGACCGGTCCCCAGGCTGAGCCTGAAGCCAACGCCACGGGAGCCGTGGCGGCACCGGTGCCCAACGACCTCTCCAGCGGCAGCACGCAGCGCGACCTGCAGGCGGGGGCAGTGGCGGCGACCGTGGACTACTGGTCGGATCTGTCGATGGACCGATGGACGGCCGGAGCGATCAAACCCATCAGCATATCGATGGTCACGACGGTCACCCCCGACGACGGTCAGAAGGTATACCTGCAGAAGGCGAGCATGATCGCCGTCCCGACCGGCCCCGCCGAGACCTTCGAGGCGCTCGAGGCGCAGGCCGATGCCGCCACCGTGAGCCCGGGCTACCTCGTGCTGAGCCCGTACAGCTACTCGCAGACCTTCAACGTCGGGGCGGTGCCGGCGGGGGCAACGTCGGTGACGGTGCAGTTCACCTTCGACTTCCTCGTGCAGACGACCCCCACGTCCAACGAGTTCGCCAAGCAGACCGCCACCGATGTGCTGACGATCGCCATCGCGGCCGCTTCCGAGGGCTGAGCAGGCGCCCCGCAGGGCGGGGCGGGCGCTCGCCGGCGCAAGGAATCCCCAAGATTCCGCTGAGAGGTGCGACTTCGCTCTGCCGCCGTGTGGCCGCATCCTAGGCTTCTGAGACCGCCCTCCCCGACCCGAACCGGGGACCCCCCGGCGGCATCCGACTGCGCACTCACACGCGCCCCCCGAAAACCGGTGCCCTCATGGCTGTTCCCCCCTTGGCCCGCTCTGCCCGCGTGCCTGCTGCCGTCGCGCTCACCGCGGCCGTCGCGCTGTCGCTCACCGGCTGCACGCAGCTGTTCGACACGTTCAACGGCAGCCAGCCCGGAGTCGCGGTGATCCGACCCGAGCCGTCGCAGACGACCACCCCGGGCATGGAGTTCGAGTCCCAGTTCACCTACGACGGCTCGGTGTCGCTGTCGTCCGACGTCGCCGACGACCTCGAGGTGCGCCTGGACGTGTGGGCGGCCGATCCCAAGCGCACGCGGGAGTGGATGCCGATCGGCGAGAAGACCTTCGGCTTCGCCGTCAACGTCTACGACCACCGTGTCGACGACAAGGCGGTGCTCACCGAGAAACGCCGGGTGTACGTCTCCCAGATCGCCATCACCTCGCAGACCTCGCAGACCGGTGGCCAGGTCTCGACGCCGTTCCAGTTCGCCGCCGACCCCCGCACGCTCGTCCCCACCGACACGCTGCGCTCTGAACGCGGCCTGCTGCTGAACAGCTTTCAAGGTGGGCTGCACGTGCCTGCGACGGTGATCCACCAGCTGCCGCCGGACACGTTCGGGGTGACTCTGCAGTTCCAGCTGACGATCTCGGTCGAGGGCTCCGCCAACGACGACACGTCGTTCCTGCAGCAGACGGTCTACCACCAGCTGCCCATCGCCATCTTCCCGCAGGCCGAGCCCGAGACCGCCACCGGGTCAGAGACCGGTTCGGAATCGGGCACGCCCACGCAGGGCCCGCGGCCGTGACCGCGCCCTACGCCGGTCACCCCCGGCCGACACCGCGCGAGATCGAGCCGGTGGTCCCAGGGTTCAGCGACGACTTCTCAGCCGTGCTCGATACGATCACCGGTCACCGCTCCACGATCGGCTGCGTCATCCCGGCGTACAACGAAGAGGAATCGATCGGCGCGGTGCTGCAGTCGCTGCTCGGGCAGACGCGGGTGCCGGACGTCATTCATGTGGTGGTCAACAACACCACCGACGCCACCGTCAAGATCGCCTCGGAGTTCGCCGGTCCGCACGAGATCACCACCGACCTCGGTGAGCAGTTCACCGAGGTGTTCGTGCACGACATCGGCAAGAACCCCGACAAGAAGGTCGGCGCCCTCAACTACGGCTACTCGCTGGTCGAGGGCTACGACTATCTGCTGGGTGTCGACGGCGACACGGTGGCCGACCCGCGCGCGGTGGAGTACCTCGAGACCGAGGCGGTGTCGGACTCGCGCATCGGCGGCATCTCGGCGATCTACTCGATCGACGACCGGCCGATCAAGGGGCTCGTCGGCAAGTTCCTCATCGCCGGGCAGCGCACCCAATTCGCCGCGTTCAACCTGCAGAA contains:
- a CDS encoding universal stress protein; this translates as MSETIVVGVTGAPAARRAVDWAVDRAAHHRNHRVELVSVVGGAIGTVGEGAVMDVVLDATNRMLQDEADRVSGSGVPVTTRVDAGNPVTTLAQASEKAELLVIGSDYRGPDSGPARGAHGIRIVAASHCPVVVVPDIEIHDRRGVVVGVDGSPVSEGAIKFAAAEADRLGEPLTAVCVWTPVVTPRTAPMVYPDLYLANMQRAAEERLALSLAGLRSQYPDLVIEEKAVQGYPSEVINELAATAKLAVIGTHGRNALTRFLLGSVSHEVLQRLATVTVVTR
- the truA gene encoding tRNA pseudouridine(38-40) synthase TruA; the protein is MRIRLDIAYDGTHFRGWARQPQLRTVQGTIEDAIARILGGEPRLVVAGRTDAGVHATGQVSHLDLTEAQAARLQARRGRGDSAEAGADEAARIAALAGRIAGVLGQYPDVVVRRTSIAPDGFDARFSATSRRYEYRIADAVTGYDPLERHRTTTVRTSLDVAAMDAAARSLVGLHDFAAYCKPRDEATTIRTLLEFEWHRDAAGVLIAHVKADAFCHSMVRALVGACVAVGEGRLSPADVVELRDEGVRTSEFKVLAARGLTLTEVGYPADDLLAARAAQTRNRRDAE
- a CDS encoding endonuclease/exonuclease/phosphatase family protein, translating into MRVISYNLRKHRAAGELTDLVERHSANVLCLQEAVTADLPPQIGGLKLAGSTHRNRLGLAVYYRDNTFRALEARSMSLKKSLHDRVLKPAEERMLGVRLRDIDNNREFIVASFHAAPLTALNSLRRHQIKAALTELASLGESLPILMVGDYNYPVFKENLGQRVREAGYELTLSDVRTYTRYKFFRGHYDFATSVGFDIERVTTLPQGRSDHLPILVTATPSAVMRASEGAA
- a CDS encoding fructose 1,6-bisphosphatase is translated as MAVPPLARSARVPAAVALTAAVALSLTGCTQLFDTFNGSQPGVAVIRPEPSQTTTPGMEFESQFTYDGSVSLSSDVADDLEVRLDVWAADPKRTREWMPIGEKTFGFAVNVYDHRVDDKAVLTEKRRVYVSQIAITSQTSQTGGQVSTPFQFAADPRTLVPTDTLRSERGLLLNSFQGGLHVPATVIHQLPPDTFGVTLQFQLTISVEGSANDDTSFLQQTVYHQLPIAIFPQAEPETATGSETGSESGTPTQGPRP